CTGTAACTCCAGCAAGTGCGTTCAGGAACTGATCTACGGCATCTACGACGACGAGTTCGACTCCAGTGGAGGCAACAAAGTCACGCTGCACTTGCTCTGATTCACCACTGCGCAGTAGACCGTGATCTACGAAGACACAGGTCAGTTGCTTGCCCACAGCGCGCTGCACGATTGCAGCTGCAACTGCTGAATCAACGCCTCCAGAGAGACCACAGATAACGCGCTTATTACCAATAACTTCCCTAGCCTTTGCAACTTCATCTTCTGCGATGTTATGCGTTGTCCACGTTGGCTTACATCCTGCAATATTGATAAGCCAATTCTTCAAGATTGCTTGGCCATGCTCTGAGTGAAGAACTTCTGGGTGAAATTGCACTCCTGCAAGCTTTCCGGATGCATCTTCAAATGCTGCAATAGGTGTGTCAGACGTTGATGCTGTCACGCTGAAACCAGATGGAACCTCAGAGACTGCATCACCATGTGACATCCACACAGATTGCGCTGCAGGAAGACCTGCAAACATCTTGGAACCAGCTTTTACTGCAAGGGGTGTGCGACCAAACTCTGATTTACCAGTCTGTGCCACAACGCCAGCAAGGGCTGCAGCCATTGTTTGAAATCCATAGCAAATTCCAAAGACTGGAATACCGAGCGTGAAGATTGCAGGATCGACTTTTGGTGCGTGATCTGCATAGACCGATGAAGGCCCACCTGACAAGATAATTGCTTCGGGATTCTTTGCACTTACTTCATCTGCAGTAATGGAAGATGGAACAATTTCAGAGTAAACATTGGCTTCGCGAACACGACGAGCAATGAGCTGTGCATACTGTGCGCCGAAGTCGACGACAAGAACGCCGTGCTTATCGGCCATGCTGCATAATGATTTCTACGCGCTGGAATGACTTCACATCTGAGTATCCGCAGGTGGCCATTGCACGACGTAGTGCACCGAACAAATTCATTGAGCCATCAGAGGTATGAGATGGGCCGTTGAGAACTTCTTCAAGAGTGCCAACAGTTCCGACATTCACGCGCTGACCGCGTGGAACATCTTGGTGATAGGCCTCAGATCCCCAGTGCCAACCAAGTCCTGGAGATTCAACTGCCTTAGCAAGTGCTGAACCCATCATGACCGCATCTGCCCCGCATGCAATTGCCTTTGCGATATCGCCAGATTTACCAACAGAACCATCTGCAATAACGTGAACATATCGTCCGCCTGATTCATCAAGGTATTCACGGCGCGCTGCTTCAACATCGGCAACCGCTGTCGCCATCGGAACCTGAATTCCAAGAACAGTCTGTGTTGTGTGAGCTGCTCCCCCACCAAAGCCAACGAGAACACCAGCAGCTCCTGCACGCATCAAGTGAAGGGCGCCTGTTGTCGTTGCAACGCCACCAACAATGACAGGAACATCGAGCTCATAGATAAACTTCTTTAAGTTAAGAGATTCACTCTCTGCAGCAACATGCTCAGCTGAGACAGTAGTTCCGCGAATAACGAAGATATCAACGCCTGCATCGATCACAGCTTTGTGTAGCTGTGCGGTGCGCTGTGGTGAAAGCGATGCTGCAACGGTAACGCCCGAGTCGCGGATCTGCTTGATGCGCTCCTTAATCAATTCAGGTCGGATTGGTGCTGCATAAATCTCTTGCATACGTCGCGTTGCATGCTTATCTGGCATTGATGCGATTTCACCCAGTGGAATACGTGGATCGTCATAACGAGTCCACAAGCCCTCAAGGTTGAGAACTCCAAGGCCTCCAAGCTTTCCGATAGCGATCGCTGTCTCAGGTGAGACAACTGAATCCATTGGAGCTGCAATCAGTGGAAGATCAAACTTATAGGCATCGATCTGCCATGAGGTGCTGACCTCTTCAGGAGTGCGAGTACGACGGCTTGGAACGATGGCGATATCGTCGAATGAATAAGCCTGGCGGGCGCGTTTTCCGGGAGCGATTTCGTAATCCATAGTTATTTCTTCTTGCTGTAGTTAGGGGCATCGGCCACATCGAGAACATCATGTGGGTGGCTCTCTTGTAAGCCAGCTGCAGTTATTTGAATCAAGCGACCTTCACGGCGCAGAGTTTCGATATCAGGAGCGCCTGCATATCCCATGCCGCTACGAAGTCCGCCCACAAGTTGGTGAACAACATCGGCAACAGGTCCGCGATAGGCAACCTTTCCTTCAATTCCTTCAGGAACAAGTTTATCTTCTGAGAGAACATCATCTTGCATGTAGCGATCCTTAGAGTATGACTTCTTCTCTCCACGAGATTGCATCGCACCGAGTGAGCCCATTCCGCGATATGCCTTAAACATACGGCCATCAATTTCAACGAGTTCGCCAGGAGATTCTTCACACCCTGCAAGAAGTGAACCGAGCATCACTGAATGTGCGCCGGCAACAATTGCTTTGACGATATCCCCTGAATATTGAAGTCCACCATCTGCAATCAGTGGAATGCCAGCTTTATTACAAGCCTTCGCAGCTTCCATGATGGCGGTGACTTGTGGAACACCGACACCTGCTACAACACGCGTTGTGCAGATAGATCCTGGACCAACACCAACCTTTACTGCATCCGCTCCTGCATTAATCAGGGCCTGTGCACCTGCACGTGTTGCAACATTTCCACCAATGATTTCGATGGTGGAGGAAAACTTCTTAATGCGCTCTATCGCATCGAGTACTGCTCGGTGATGGCCATGCGCTGTATCCACAACGATGACATCAACTCCTGCCTCAATCAGCTTCTGTGCACGGGCAAAACCATCATCGCCCACACCAACTGCTGCCCCTGCAAGGCCAACGTTTTTTACTAACTTCACATGGGTGACTTGTTCATCGACAGGAAGGTTGCGGTGAATAATCCCGATGCCACCAGCCTTTGCCATAGCAATCGCCATCGTGGATTCTGTAACGGTATCCATGGCGGAGGAAATAACAGGAACTGCCAGAGTGATATTGCGTGTGAGGCGAGTTGAGGTATCAACCTCAGATGGCACTACATCAGATGCATCTGGAAGAAGAAGGACATCGTCATATGTCAGGCCAAGGAGCGCGACCTTCTCAGAATCGATCACGGCGGCTCCCTTGAATAGCAACGAGAGCGCAGTCTACCTGCTCAATTACGCGCCTAACGCCTGCGCAATTTCCTCACAGGCATGCTCAAGGCCCTCGGCCCGCACAACTTGATCACATGAAATTGCATCCCAACCAGGCCCACCCACCACGATGCGAGGAGCTGGGCGGATTGCAGGAATTTCATTCCAATATTTGCTTTCGGCATTCTTTGGTAATTGTGCCCATAAGAAAATTGCAGGGGGTGCACATCGCGTCACCATCGCAGATAGGGCCTCAAGCGGTGTGCGAGCACCAAGAACCGATGTCTGGATATTGCGTTCGCAGAGCGCTGCAGCCAGGGCATAGATGGGCAGCGAATGAAGCTCTTCGCCCACTGCGGCCAGTAATACAGGGCGAGGATTGATGGGCTTCTTTAATTCAACTACTCGATTATGCATTGTGCGTTTGAGAATTTCAGAGAAGAGATGCTCAACCTCAATACCCTTCTGATTGTTCTCCCACTCTTCGCCAATCAAAAAGAGAACCGGCGCAATCACATCAGACCATGCGCCTTCAACCCCGTATGTATCAATTTCATGGGCCAACGTTGTTTCTACAAATGTATGATCAAAACTTTGTAAGGCTTTATAGAGAGCTGCGACAACTTCTTCGCGGACTTCAAAATCATTCACGATCTTCTTCAGTGGCACCGCTGTCTTGCAAGCCTTCGCTTGCTCGGCTGCATCTGCAGGAGTAACCCCAGCAACGATAAGGCGGCGCATCATGGTCAGCTTTGCTAAATCATTGGGGCAGTAACGGCGATGCTCGCCCTCTTCATGATCGGATGGTCCAAGGCCGTAGCGGCGGGCCCACGTGCGCAGCGTGGCTGGTGCTACACCGATGCGACGGGCAACTGCTGCCACCGTCAGTTTCTCTTCAGCGTCTACTGAAGCGCTCTTTGCCATGCCCCTATCGTGGCGTGAAGTGGCCTAACTCACCACTCCAAAATCGGACATTTCGCACATTGAACAACGCGTGACCCGATAGGTACTTGAACAACCTACGAAACGGTTGTATGGTGCAGATATCTAGAACAAAGGAGAACCACATGGCTGAACTATCACGTCTACCGCAACCTATTGCTGAGCAATGGGAGTGGCAGTATGAAGGTGCATGCCGTTCACTCGATTCAGAGATGTTCTTCCATCCAGATGGCGAACGTGGTCCACGTCGACGCAATCGTGAGAATGCTGCAAAGGCTGTCTGCGCTTCATGCCCAGTTATTCAAGCCTGTCGCACACACGCCCTTGCAGTCCAAGAGCCATATGGAATCTGGGGAGGCATGTCAGAAGATGATCGCGCCACTATCCTGATTCAGCGCGGTATTCCTTTGATTTCACACGCTTCATAATTTTTGAGTTAAAAAAGAAATCCCCCGCACATAATGTGCGGGGGATTTCTTTCTTTAATTACTTAGTGACCGTGTCCACCTGGACCATGTGAATGACCATGACCGCTCGATGCTGGCTCTTCATTTGCCGGGCGCTCATAGACAACAGCTTCTGTTGTAATAAACATTGCAGCAATAGATGCAGCATTTGCAAGTGCTGAACGAGTGACCTTCACTGGGTCGATAACGCCATCTTTTGCAAGATCGCCATAGACATCAGTTGCAGCGTTGAAGCCTTCATTTGGCTTCATTGCGCGGACCTTTGCAACTACTACGTAGCCTTCAAGTCCAGCGTTTTCTGCAATCCAGCGAAGTGGTTCATCGCATGCCTTGCGAACAAGTGCAACACCGACAGCCTTATCGCCTGTGAAGCCGAGGTTGTCATTGAGAGCATCAGCTGCATGCACAAGGGCAGCGCCTCCGCCGATAACGATTCCTTCTTCAACAGCTGCGCGAGTTGCAGAGATAGCATCTTCAAGACGGTGCTTCTTCTCCTTCAACTCAACTTCTGTATGTGCTCCGACCTTGATAACGCAGACTCCACCAGAGAGCTTTGCAACTCTCTCCTGAAGCTTTTCGCGATCCCAGTCAGAATCAGATTGTGAAATCTCTGCACGAAGTTCTCCAACGCGACCTGCTACAGCTGCCTTATCGCCAGCTCCATCGACAATGGTGGTTGTCTCCTTGGTGACCACGATGCGACGAGCGCGTCCGAGATCTTCCAGAGTTGCAGCCTCTAACTTCATACCAACTTCTTCAGAGATGACAGTTGCACCAGTCAAGATCGCCATATCTTGCAAGATTGACTTGCGACGATCTCCAAATGCTGGAGCCTTTACTGCAGCTGATGTGAATACTCCGCGCATGCGGTTTACAACGAGAGTTGAAAGCGCTTCGCCTTCAACATCTTCAGCAACGATAAGAAGTGGCTTTCCTGCCTGTGAAACCTTCTCAAGAAGAGGAAGGAGTTCAGCAAGAGCTGAGACCTTGTTGGAGACGAGAAGGATGTAAGCATCTTCAAGGACTGCTTCCATGCGATCTTGGTCTGTGACGAAGTATGGAGAGATGTAGCCCTTATCGAACTGCATACCTTCAGTGAACTCGAGCTCCAGTGCTGTAGTCGATGCTTCCTCCACAGTAATGACGCCATCTTTGCCGACCTTATCCATCGCTTCTGCGATGAGGTCTCCAATTGCGCGGTCCTGTGCTGAAATCGTTGCAACATCTGCGATCTGCGCCTTGTCTTTAACGACAGTTGCATTCTCGCGAAGACGAGCTGAGATTGCCTCAACAGCTGCTTCGATTCCCTGCTTAAGATCCATTGGCTGTGCTCCGGCAGCAAGGTTACGAAGACCTTCCTTGACCATTGCCTGAGCAAGCACTGTTGCAGTCGTTGTTCCGTCTCCTGCGACATCGTTGGTCTTTGTAGCAACTTCCTTCACGAGCTGTGCGCCCATGTTCTCAACAGGATCTGAGAGTTCGATTTCCTTAGCAATTGTCACACCATCGTTAGTGATGGTGGGTGCGCCAAATGACTTAGCGATGACAACGTTACGACCCTTAGGTCCTAGCGTTACCTTGACGGTGTCAGCGAGCTGATTAACACCGCGTTCCATTGCGCGACGAGCATGCTCGTCGAATTCCAACATTTTGCCCATGGACTACTTCTCGATTATCGCGAGAATGTCGCGAGCAGAGAGAACGAGGTAATCCTCGTTGTTGTATTTAACTTCTGTTCCGCCGTACTTGCTGTAGAGAACGACATCGCCGACCTTTACATCCATCGGTACGCGAGCGCCATCATCGAAGCGGCCTGGGCCTACTGCAACAACTGTGCCTTCTTGTGGCTTCTCTTTCGCTGTATCTGGGATGACAAGACCTGATGCAGTTGTTGTCTCAGCTTCATTTGCCTTAACAACGATGCGATCTTCGAGCGGCTTAATGGCTACTGCCATGGTGGTACTCCTTTTAGATTCGATATATCCACTTTGTTCGGGGCTCACCTGCTTTAGCAGTGTCGACCCTAGAGTGCTAACGCCAAGCCTATGGGGGCTTATTCCAGCGGGCAAATCGGGCCTACAGGCTGACCTGCTCCACCTTCAGGCTGGAATCAGCGTCAAAGGCGCCCTTGGTGGCGGGCCTACCAGCGCTGACCATCAGGCTGCCCAGGGATGCCACCATCGCCCCGTTATCGGTGCAGAGAGCCGGAGATGGAATACGAAGTGCAATACCAGCCTTCTCACAGCGCTCTGTGGCAACGGCTCGAAGACGAGAGTTGGCGGCAACACCGCCTGCGATCACCAACGAATCAATGCCCGTTGATTTACAGGCAGCCAGTGCTTTGAGCATCAAGACATCAACTATGGCTTCTTGGAAAGATGCTGCAACGTCGGCGCGAATGAAGGATGGAGTTCCTTCAAGATAACGAGCAACCGCAGTCTTTAGCCCTGAGAATGAAAAATCATAGGGGCGCGTTGCCCAGTCATTTGATGTTGTCAGGCCCCGTGGAAAATCGATGGCGCTCGCAGATCCGCTCACTGCTTCTCGATCTATCGCAGGACCACCAGGAAAACCTAAATCCAGAATACGTGCAATTTTATCGAATGCCTCACCTGCAGCATCATCCATCGTTGCGCCAAGTTTGGTTATTGAACCTGTGATGTCATCAACTTGAAGAAGGGATGAGTGGCCACCGCTGACAAGGAGTGCGATAGTGGGATCAGTTGGTTGATCATGAGTTAAGTAATCAACGGATACGTGAGCTGCTAAATGGTTAACGCCATAGAGCGGACGACCAAGTCCTTGCGCCAATCCACTTGCTGATGCAACACCGACAAGGAGTGCGCCGACGAGTCCTGGGCCAGCAGTGACCGCAATCGCATCAATATCTGACAGTGAAATCTTCGCATCTGTGAGTGCGCGCTGGATACTTGGCAACATCGCCTCCAAATGAGCACGCGATGCAATCTCAGGAACTACTCCCCCAAAACGTGCATGTTCATCAACGCTGGATGCAATGACATTGGCAAGAAGTGTGCGACCACGAACAATGCCGATTGCGGTTTCATCGCATGAAGTTTCAATACCAAGGACTACTGGTTGCATTAGGCAAAGTCCTTGCGCATCACAAAGGCATCTTTACCGGGGCCGTAGTAATCCATGCGTACTGAGATCTTCACATAGCCAAGGCCCTTATAGAGCTCGATAGCTGATTCATTACTCTGTTCTACTTCCAGCATCATCGCGCTGGCGCCACGCTCCATCGACCACTGCTCAATCTGGCGCATAAACTCTTTAGCAATACCTTGTCTGCGATATTCAGGTAGCACTGCCACAGTGAGAATGTCTGCTTCTACCCCTGGGGCTGGCACAAATACACCGCAATAACCCACGATGGTGTTATCGCTTTCAGCAACAGACATGAAGCGCGTTGTGGGAATACCAGCAAACTCTTCCTTGAACTGAGCTGTGTTCCAAGGAGAGTAAGGAAATAACTGCTTCTCATAGGATGCAAGAACAGGAATATCGAGAGCAATCGGTTGGCGATAGGTAATCATGTGCGCTCCGCAGTTGGAACAGCATCTGGTCTGCGCAAATACATCGGCTCTGTGACATTCTGTGAAGTGGCAAGGGCAACCAACTTCTTCATATCTGGATAGTGATCGATGATAAATCCATCAACCTCCGCAGGCTTACTTACCAAAGGGCCTTCAACGCGCACACCATCTTTATAGCGAGCCCAGTAAATCTCTTTACGGCGTGCGTCAATTGCCACGGTGTATTCGCTCTCTTCGATTGCAATTGCATCCAGTGAACACACTCCAATCACAGGGATGGTGCGAGCAAGTCCAAAGGTGTGAGCAAAGGAGATTCCAACGCGAAGTCCAGTAAATGGTCCAGGTCCCATTCCAACAACAACCTGCTTGGGTGGATGTGAAACCTTGAGGGCTTCTGCCACCAACTCCGAAAGAGCACGACCATGATCTGTGGCGCCTTCATGGAACTTTTCAAAGAGAACGCTATCTCCGTCAATGATTCCAACGATGGTGCGCGAAGTTGATGTATCAATAGCGAGCGTCAGAGTCATAGCTTTAACACCTGCCATCGTGTTCCCACAGGAGTAATTGTGACTTCACGAATTTCTTCAGTGCGATCAATAACTATCTCAAGGCGCTCTTCACTTAATCGCGCAGATTCTGCCCCACCCCATTCGATAACGGTGACAGCTCCTTCTCGAGGTGAATCA
The genomic region above belongs to Candidatus Planktophila dulcis and contains:
- a CDS encoding MerR family transcriptional regulator; protein product: MAKSASVDAEEKLTVAAVARRIGVAPATLRTWARRYGLGPSDHEEGEHRRYCPNDLAKLTMMRRLIVAGVTPADAAEQAKACKTAVPLKKIVNDFEVREEVVAALYKALQSFDHTFVETTLAHEIDTYGVEGAWSDVIAPVLFLIGEEWENNQKGIEVEHLFSEILKRTMHNRVVELKKPINPRPVLLAAVGEELHSLPIYALAAALCERNIQTSVLGARTPLEALSAMVTRCAPPAIFLWAQLPKNAESKYWNEIPAIRPAPRIVVGGPGWDAISCDQVVRAEGLEHACEEIAQALGA
- the groES gene encoding co-chaperone GroES, which gives rise to MAVAIKPLEDRIVVKANEAETTTASGLVIPDTAKEKPQEGTVVAVGPGRFDDGARVPMDVKVGDVVLYSKYGGTEVKYNNEDYLVLSARDILAIIEK
- a CDS encoding GuaB3 family IMP dehydrogenase-related protein gives rise to the protein MDYEIAPGKRARQAYSFDDIAIVPSRRTRTPEEVSTSWQIDAYKFDLPLIAAPMDSVVSPETAIAIGKLGGLGVLNLEGLWTRYDDPRIPLGEIASMPDKHATRRMQEIYAAPIRPELIKERIKQIRDSGVTVAASLSPQRTAQLHKAVIDAGVDIFVIRGTTVSAEHVAAESESLNLKKFIYELDVPVIVGGVATTTGALHLMRAGAAGVLVGFGGGAAHTTQTVLGIQVPMATAVADVEAARREYLDESGGRYVHVIADGSVGKSGDIAKAIACGADAVMMGSALAKAVESPGLGWHWGSEAYHQDVPRGQRVNVGTVGTLEEVLNGPSHTSDGSMNLFGALRRAMATCGYSDVKSFQRVEIIMQHGR
- the guaB gene encoding IMP dehydrogenase — encoded protein: MIDSEKVALLGLTYDDVLLLPDASDVVPSEVDTSTRLTRNITLAVPVISSAMDTVTESTMAIAMAKAGGIGIIHRNLPVDEQVTHVKLVKNVGLAGAAVGVGDDGFARAQKLIEAGVDVIVVDTAHGHHRAVLDAIERIKKFSSTIEIIGGNVATRAGAQALINAGADAVKVGVGPGSICTTRVVAGVGVPQVTAIMEAAKACNKAGIPLIADGGLQYSGDIVKAIVAGAHSVMLGSLLAGCEESPGELVEIDGRMFKAYRGMGSLGAMQSRGEKKSYSKDRYMQDDVLSEDKLVPEGIEGKVAYRGPVADVVHQLVGGLRSGMGYAGAPDIETLRREGRLIQITAAGLQESHPHDVLDVADAPNYSKKK
- a CDS encoding WhiB family transcriptional regulator; translated protein: MAELSRLPQPIAEQWEWQYEGACRSLDSEMFFHPDGERGPRRRNRENAAKAVCASCPVIQACRTHALAVQEPYGIWGGMSEDDRATILIQRGIPLISHAS
- the tsaB gene encoding tRNA (adenosine(37)-N6)-threonylcarbamoyltransferase complex dimerization subunit type 1 TsaB, coding for MTLTLAIDTSTSRTIVGIIDGDSVLFEKFHEGATDHGRALSELVAEALKVSHPPKQVVVGMGPGPFTGLRVGISFAHTFGLARTIPVIGVCSLDAIAIEESEYTVAIDARRKEIYWARYKDGVRVEGPLVSKPAEVDGFIIDHYPDMKKLVALATSQNVTEPMYLRRPDAVPTAERT
- the tsaD gene encoding tRNA (adenosine(37)-N6)-threonylcarbamoyltransferase complex transferase subunit TsaD yields the protein MQPVVLGIETSCDETAIGIVRGRTLLANVIASSVDEHARFGGVVPEIASRAHLEAMLPSIQRALTDAKISLSDIDAIAVTAGPGLVGALLVGVASASGLAQGLGRPLYGVNHLAAHVSVDYLTHDQPTDPTIALLVSGGHSSLLQVDDITGSITKLGATMDDAAGEAFDKIARILDLGFPGGPAIDREAVSGSASAIDFPRGLTTSNDWATRPYDFSFSGLKTAVARYLEGTPSFIRADVAASFQEAIVDVLMLKALAACKSTGIDSLVIAGGVAANSRLRAVATERCEKAGIALRIPSPALCTDNGAMVASLGSLMVSAGRPATKGAFDADSSLKVEQVSL
- the groL gene encoding chaperonin GroEL (60 kDa chaperone family; promotes refolding of misfolded polypeptides especially under stressful conditions; forms two stacked rings of heptamers to form a barrel-shaped 14mer; ends can be capped by GroES; misfolded proteins enter the barrel where they are refolded when GroES binds), which translates into the protein MGKMLEFDEHARRAMERGVNQLADTVKVTLGPKGRNVVIAKSFGAPTITNDGVTIAKEIELSDPVENMGAQLVKEVATKTNDVAGDGTTTATVLAQAMVKEGLRNLAAGAQPMDLKQGIEAAVEAISARLRENATVVKDKAQIADVATISAQDRAIGDLIAEAMDKVGKDGVITVEEASTTALELEFTEGMQFDKGYISPYFVTDQDRMEAVLEDAYILLVSNKVSALAELLPLLEKVSQAGKPLLIVAEDVEGEALSTLVVNRMRGVFTSAAVKAPAFGDRRKSILQDMAILTGATVISEEVGMKLEAATLEDLGRARRIVVTKETTTIVDGAGDKAAVAGRVGELRAEISQSDSDWDREKLQERVAKLSGGVCVIKVGAHTEVELKEKKHRLEDAISATRAAVEEGIVIGGGAALVHAADALNDNLGFTGDKAVGVALVRKACDEPLRWIAENAGLEGYVVVAKVRAMKPNEGFNAATDVYGDLAKDGVIDPVKVTRSALANAASIAAMFITTEAVVYERPANEEPASSGHGHSHGPGGHGH
- the guaA gene encoding glutamine-hydrolyzing GMP synthase — protein: MADKHGVLVVDFGAQYAQLIARRVREANVYSEIVPSSITADEVSAKNPEAIILSGGPSSVYADHAPKVDPAIFTLGIPVFGICYGFQTMAAALAGVVAQTGKSEFGRTPLAVKAGSKMFAGLPAAQSVWMSHGDAVSEVPSGFSVTASTSDTPIAAFEDASGKLAGVQFHPEVLHSEHGQAILKNWLINIAGCKPTWTTHNIAEDEVAKAREVIGNKRVICGLSGGVDSAVAAAIVQRAVGKQLTCVFVDHGLLRSGESEQVQRDFVASTGVELVVVDAVDQFLNALAGVTDPEEKRKIIGREFIRSFEAAARDIAAGGDVEFLVQGTLYPDVVESGGGTGTANIKSHHNVGGLPDDLKFKLVEPLRTLFKDEVRQVGIELGLPEEIVWRQPFPGPGLGIRIIGEVTAERLEILRHADLIARNELKAAGLDRDIWQCPVVLLADVRSVGVQGDGRTYGHPIVLRPVSSEDAMTADWSRVPYEVLEQISTRITNEVREVNRVVLDVTSKPPGTIEWE
- the rimI gene encoding ribosomal protein S18-alanine N-acetyltransferase, whose amino-acid sequence is MITYRQPIALDIPVLASYEKQLFPYSPWNTAQFKEEFAGIPTTRFMSVAESDNTIVGYCGVFVPAPGVEADILTVAVLPEYRRQGIAKEFMRQIEQWSMERGASAMMLEVEQSNESAIELYKGLGYVKISVRMDYYGPGKDAFVMRKDFA